The following coding sequences are from one Candidatus Omnitrophota bacterium window:
- the xerD gene encoding site-specific tyrosine recombinase XerD has translation MKELLSEFINYLSVERGLSKNTIASYRTDLASFSGYFDSKGLNSIENIKRDNITNYLLHLKDKGLSGNSVSRALVAIKMFYKFLAQEHFIKDNVAGVLESPKLIRPLPNVLNISEVERLLAAPDLRDWMGIRDKAALELMYATGMRVSEMVDLPTSTINLEMGFIKCRGKGDKERMVPIGSQAKNSISRYLEKVRPSLLKDKTDNHLFLSRLGKRVSRQSFWKMMKKYAKKAKIKKEIAPHTLRHSFATHLLERGADLRVVQEMLGHSDIATTQIYTHINKERLKSIHKQFHPRP, from the coding sequence ATGAAAGAACTATTAAGCGAGTTCATTAACTATTTATCGGTTGAGAGAGGCTTAAGTAAGAATACCATAGCTTCTTACAGGACCGACCTTGCTTCCTTTTCGGGTTATTTTGACTCTAAAGGGCTTAACAGCATTGAAAATATAAAGAGGGATAATATAACAAATTATCTGCTGCATTTGAAAGATAAGGGGCTGTCAGGAAATTCCGTATCGCGAGCTTTAGTCGCGATAAAGATGTTTTATAAATTTTTAGCGCAGGAACATTTTATAAAAGACAATGTAGCGGGAGTGCTCGAGTCGCCAAAATTGATACGGCCGCTTCCCAACGTGTTGAATATATCGGAGGTGGAGAGACTATTGGCCGCGCCTGATCTCAGAGACTGGATGGGCATAAGGGATAAGGCTGCGCTTGAACTTATGTACGCGACAGGTATGAGAGTCTCCGAAATGGTCGACCTTCCCACAAGCACTATTAACCTTGAGATGGGGTTTATAAAGTGCAGAGGCAAGGGCGATAAGGAGAGGATGGTGCCCATAGGCTCGCAGGCCAAGAATTCTATTTCACGTTACCTTGAAAAGGTCAGACCGTCTCTTCTAAAGGACAAAACCGATAATCATCTATTTTTAAGCAGGCTCGGCAAGAGAGTGTCAAGGCAGTCATTCTGGAAGATGATGAAAAAATACGCGAAGAAGGCGAAAATAAAGAAAGAGATAGCGCCTCATACCTTAAGGCATAGCTTCGCTACGCATTTACTCGAGCGCGGCGCTGACCTAAGGGTCGTCCAGGAGATGCTGGGCCACTCCGATATAGCGACGACGCAGATCTATACCCATATAAATAAGGAAAGGTTGAAGTCTATACATAAACAGTTCCATCCGAGGCCTTAA
- a CDS encoding MBL fold metallo-hydrolase, which produces MYNFTVQKLEVGPMGANCYIVADNVTNNAFLIDPGGEPDRIKDALKKRGLSPKFIINTHGHGDHILGNGYFDIPVYVHRLEKDFLIDPNKNLSGMFGFFFKSPKATKLLEDGEKISLDNLKLEILHTPGHTPGGISIKLDGVVFTGDTLFAGAIGRTDLPEGSEELILKSIKEKLFVLDDDVVVYPGHGPKSTIGEEKRTNPFFV; this is translated from the coding sequence GTGTATAATTTTACGGTTCAAAAGCTTGAAGTCGGGCCGATGGGCGCCAACTGTTACATAGTGGCGGACAATGTTACAAATAACGCTTTTTTGATAGATCCGGGCGGCGAGCCGGATCGCATAAAGGATGCGCTGAAGAAGAGAGGCTTGAGCCCGAAATTCATTATTAATACTCACGGCCATGGCGATCATATATTGGGCAATGGCTATTTTGATATTCCGGTATATGTGCACAGGCTGGAAAAAGATTTTTTGATCGATCCAAATAAAAATTTATCCGGCATGTTCGGTTTCTTCTTTAAGTCCCCTAAGGCGACAAAGCTGCTGGAAGACGGTGAAAAAATTTCACTGGATAATCTTAAACTTGAGATCCTTCATACGCCCGGTCACACTCCGGGAGGTATCTCTATAAAATTAGACGGCGTGGTATTTACCGGTGATACTTTATTTGCCGGAGCAATAGGCAGGACGGACCTGCCGGAAGGCAGCGAGGAGTTAATACTCAAGTCAATAAAAGAGAAGCTATTTGTATTGGATGACGATGTTGTCGTATATCCGGGCCATGGACCTAAGTCAACTATAGGCGAGGAAAAGAGGACGAATCCGTTTTTTGTATAA
- the ligA gene encoding NAD-dependent DNA ligase LigA has protein sequence MSRLLDIKNRIAKLKDVIKRHDNLYYVQSHPEISDIEYDRLYRELKDLEDANPELITADSPTQRVGGKATGSFPVVKHIVPMLSMDNTYSAQELRQFDERIKKNLKGEKYEYVAELKFDGVSISLVYENGVWARGATRGDGVEGDDVSNNLKTIRSIPLSFAKNVKKVPKVIEVRGEVYMTKKDLERINREKEARGEELFANPRNAAAGSLKLLDPNIVAKRYLNVYIWGIGYCEGVNLKTHEEVFSYLKDAGFRVNPHFKLCKNIEEVIEYCNLWEKKREGLDFNIDGMVVKINDRGQRDSLGVTSKSPRWEIAYKFPAEKALTMVNDIIIQVGRTGAITPVAILKPVHLSGTTVSRATLHNFDEIERLDVKIGDKVYVEKSGEIIPKVLSVAKEKRTGKERSLNLPISCPACGSKLHRVEDEVALRCENAGCPAQMKERILHFASRNAMDIDGMGEAIVNQLVDKSLVRDYGDIYGLKLDDIKGLERMADKSGANLISAIEKSKSNNLNRLIFALGIRHVGEHAAWLLANSFGSIEKLSSSSVDDLVGVHEIGPVMAESVNNFFANKENLRILKKLAESGLKMTAGVLKEKGGKLEGKTIVITGTLKNFSRSQAEDLVRKLGGNPSSSVSKSTDFLVAGTAAGSKLDKARALGVKIIDEEEFKKLVR, from the coding sequence ATGAGCCGGCTATTAGACATAAAAAATCGTATAGCGAAACTTAAAGATGTAATAAAGCGCCACGACAACCTTTATTATGTTCAGAGCCATCCCGAGATCTCCGATATCGAATATGACAGGCTCTATAGAGAGCTTAAAGACTTAGAAGACGCCAATCCCGAACTTATTACCGCTGATTCCCCGACCCAGCGTGTCGGAGGCAAGGCCACAGGGTCCTTCCCTGTAGTAAAGCATATTGTGCCTATGCTGAGCATGGATAATACCTATTCTGCGCAAGAACTCCGCCAATTCGACGAGCGTATCAAAAAAAATCTCAAAGGTGAGAAGTATGAATATGTCGCGGAGCTGAAATTTGACGGTGTCAGCATATCATTGGTATATGAGAACGGCGTCTGGGCCAGGGGCGCGACCAGAGGCGACGGCGTTGAGGGTGACGATGTTTCAAATAATTTAAAGACGATACGGTCTATCCCTCTTTCATTTGCCAAAAATGTGAAAAAGGTCCCAAAAGTTATTGAGGTGCGCGGTGAAGTCTATATGACAAAAAAAGATTTGGAACGGATAAATAGGGAAAAAGAAGCCCGCGGCGAAGAGCTATTCGCGAACCCCAGAAATGCCGCGGCCGGTTCATTAAAATTGCTCGACCCCAACATAGTCGCCAAACGCTATTTAAATGTATATATCTGGGGGATAGGTTATTGTGAAGGAGTAAATCTTAAGACGCACGAAGAAGTATTTAGTTATCTTAAGGACGCCGGTTTCAGGGTTAATCCGCACTTTAAACTATGTAAAAATATAGAAGAAGTGATCGAGTACTGCAACTTATGGGAGAAAAAGAGGGAAGGGCTCGATTTTAATATTGACGGTATGGTGGTCAAGATAAACGACCGCGGTCAAAGAGATTCACTTGGCGTCACCTCAAAGAGCCCGAGATGGGAGATCGCGTATAAATTTCCGGCTGAAAAAGCTCTTACTATGGTGAATGATATAATAATCCAGGTGGGCAGGACAGGAGCCATAACGCCTGTGGCTATATTAAAACCTGTGCATTTGTCGGGGACTACGGTATCGAGGGCTACTTTGCATAATTTTGATGAGATAGAAAGACTCGATGTGAAGATAGGCGACAAAGTTTATGTTGAAAAATCAGGGGAGATAATACCTAAGGTGCTTAGCGTTGCCAAAGAGAAGAGGACGGGCAAAGAAAGATCACTTAATCTGCCTATTTCCTGTCCGGCATGCGGCTCTAAGCTCCACCGCGTAGAGGACGAAGTGGCCTTACGATGTGAAAACGCAGGTTGTCCGGCCCAGATGAAGGAAAGGATCCTTCATTTTGCCTCAAGAAATGCTATGGATATCGATGGGATGGGCGAAGCCATTGTAAACCAGCTCGTTGATAAGTCGCTGGTCAGGGATTATGGTGATATATACGGCCTTAAATTGGATGATATAAAGGGCCTGGAGAGAATGGCCGATAAGAGCGGGGCAAATCTTATAAGCGCGATAGAAAAGAGCAAGTCTAACAATCTCAACAGGCTCATATTCGCTCTTGGAATAAGGCACGTGGGGGAACATGCCGCGTGGCTTCTCGCGAACAGCTTCGGCTCCATCGAAAAGCTATCCAGCTCATCGGTGGACGATCTTGTAGGAGTGCATGAGATAGGGCCTGTGATGGCGGAATCCGTAAACAATTTTTTTGCTAATAAAGAGAATCTTAGGATACTTAAAAAACTTGCCGAATCCGGGCTCAAGATGACAGCCGGTGTGTTAAAAGAAAAGGGAGGGAAGCTCGAAGGCAAGACCATAGTCATTACGGGTACATTGAAAAATTTTAGCCGCAGCCAGGCGGAAGATCTGGTGCGCAAGCTGGGAGGAAATCCGTCTTCCAGTGTCAGTAAGTCTACGGATTTTCTTGTCGCGGGCACCGCTGCCGGCTCGAAGCTTGATAAGGCAAGAGCGTTGGGCGTAAAAATAATAGATGAAGAAGAATTTAAAAAACTTGTGAGGTGA
- a CDS encoding metallophosphoesterase family protein, which yields MRYAIISDVHGNLEAFESVLNALSEERIDSYLFVGDVVGYGANPKECVKLLKSLSPIVSVAGNHEWGVLGKTELSYFNEFAQAAILWTKKSVSSDEIEYFKSLPLVYEDEKMTLVHGTLNMPEEFYYIIDTEDAYVALSQLKSPLCFVGHSHVPAIFASDHTKVECIERMDIKIDSERKYIINAGSIGQPRDGDPRASFAVYDDEESTVEIKRVEYDIKKAQDKILKAGMPPNLAYRLSEGR from the coding sequence ATGCGCTACGCGATAATTTCAGATGTACACGGCAACCTCGAGGCGTTTGAGTCCGTATTAAACGCTTTATCCGAAGAGAGAATTGACAGTTATCTATTCGTAGGCGATGTGGTAGGTTACGGCGCGAACCCTAAAGAGTGTGTAAAGCTGCTAAAGAGCCTAAGTCCTATAGTTTCCGTAGCCGGTAACCACGAATGGGGCGTATTAGGCAAGACGGAATTATCATATTTTAATGAATTTGCCCAGGCCGCTATATTATGGACAAAAAAATCCGTTAGCAGCGACGAAATAGAATATTTTAAATCTCTTCCTCTTGTTTATGAAGATGAGAAAATGACGCTGGTCCATGGTACGCTCAATATGCCGGAAGAATTTTACTACATAATTGATACCGAGGATGCTTATGTCGCGCTTAGCCAGTTGAAGAGTCCATTGTGTTTTGTCGGCCATTCTCACGTGCCGGCTATATTCGCGTCTGATCATACTAAGGTTGAATGCATAGAGAGGATGGATATAAAGATAGATTCCGAACGCAAATATATTATAAACGCAGGCAGCATAGGCCAGCCACGCGATGGGGATCCAAGGGCATCATTTGCTGTCTATGATGATGAGGAGTCGACAGTTGAAATCAAAAGAGTCGAATACGATATAAAGAAAGCGCAGGATAAGATATTAAAGGCGGGCATGCCGCCAAATCTTGCTTACAGATTGTCCGAGGGCAGATGA
- a CDS encoding acylphosphatase encodes MNKRIHAYYSGSVQGVGFRYMAERTATSLNLTGWVKNIRDGRVEIVCEGSEASLSEFLQKIDKIFSAYISDKDIEWGNATKEFDYFDIRF; translated from the coding sequence ATGAATAAGCGTATTCACGCATATTATTCGGGTTCTGTTCAGGGCGTTGGTTTCCGCTATATGGCCGAACGCACCGCCACTTCATTGAATCTCACCGGATGGGTCAAGAACATTAGGGATGGACGGGTAGAGATAGTGTGTGAGGGCAGCGAGGCGTCGTTGAGCGAATTTTTACAGAAGATAGATAAAATATTCAGCGCATATATCAGCGATAAGGATATAGAGTGGGGTAACGCCACTAAAGAGTTCGATTATTTCGATATAAGGTTTTAA
- a CDS encoding exosortase system-associated protein, TIGR04073 family: MVKRVLFVALVSLLVINMAAPAFCDTPTTKLGRGLANMITFPLEVPEQISRTNNSDGPFAAGTVGVLRGLGWAIGRACVGAYEAVTFMLPLPKDYKAILRDPEYFLESSNF, translated from the coding sequence ATGGTGAAGAGAGTATTATTTGTTGCGCTGGTATCATTATTAGTCATAAACATGGCAGCGCCCGCATTTTGCGACACCCCAACGACAAAATTAGGGAGAGGTTTAGCGAATATGATTACCTTTCCGTTGGAAGTGCCTGAGCAGATTTCAAGAACGAATAATTCAGACGGCCCATTTGCGGCGGGCACCGTCGGCGTTCTTAGGGGCTTAGGATGGGCCATCGGCAGGGCATGCGTGGGGGCATACGAGGCGGTAACTTTCATGCTGCCTCTTCCAAAGGACTACAAGGCGATCCTGCGAGATCCGGAATATTTCCTCGAAAGCAGTAACTTCTAA